The Solanum dulcamara chromosome 6, daSolDulc1.2, whole genome shotgun sequence genome contains the following window.
TCCTGATATTAACAGGGACATGGTACCACACTTTTTAattgtctttttcaaatgtttCTTTGAAGAAAATTTTGAGTTACTTAATTGAACATTACTTGATCCCTTACCTTCGACGAATATGTAGTTATAGGAGTTTGTGGAATGGTTTCATGCTGCCACACAGTTAGTGTCGATTAATCAGAGAAACTACTCTTCGTTGATGATAGAACAACCTATGCTTGATATCATTTCTGTATCAACTAAGTGTCATTTGTGCTGTTCTTTGTCCCActaccttttcttttcttgataaACAAAAGCTtatattctttttttgtttttctttgatTTGCGACGAGTTTTATGTTCTTGTTTCTATTAACATAGTGAAAAGAAAATTGAGTTTGCATTAAAGATTGGACCTGAATATTTGCCCACTTATTGATATCTTCAATACCAAAGCAGAAACACTTTGCAAAAAGTGCCATAACGAAATATAATTTATCTCCACCCTATGATTTATAATTGAGCAAGAGAACCCCAAAGTAAAGCCTTCAAAGATGAAATTGAAAATCAATCAGGCTGAACAATTCCCCTTTAAAAATTTAGCCTTCGTCTTTCTTTTTGATCAGTTTTATATCACTCTAGCCTTTTCAATGGCGTTCTTTCATGTCTTTACttcattcaaaattaaaaaatacctCCACCTATGACTCTCCtgaaattaattattgtgaGATGTTAATACTAATTTTATATGTACATGTTTGAGAATGAGCATTCATGAGAAAGTTTGATTAAATCTTCTCTTGCAGGTTGAGCTATTGTGGTTGAACTGTAGGATAGAGTTAACAAGTGCTAATGACGCTGTTGATCTTGAGTATTATGTCGCGGAGGAAGATTCAAGTGTGAGAGGTGAAGTCCTCCTTAGAAGTAGCTCAGAAAACCATAACCATATCGGTGACTTGCATCCGCTTGTTAAGCAAGCCCTTTTAGGTTGTTTGAGGGAAAAAAATCTCTTGTTTCTTATATGTGGAGAGAAGGGCTCACCAAATTGGTATGCCGGGTGTGTGGAGTTTCTCTCCTCCTGGCACGGAGCTCCTAAACGACGCAAATTGAAAGCTGCACCTAAGCCTCCTCCTGCCCCTCCTAATTCAAAGCCAGCTAAATCACGAGAtcacaaaaactcaaaaaagaaaTCTGCAGCTAAAGACAGTAAGAAAAAAAACACGGTTGGAGTTCCTATTATAGCGGCTGCTGCCGCCACATCCATTCTCATAACACTTCTGTGCATATGCTGTTGTTGTAAGTGCTGTAGGAGATCCAAAAAGGGGTTGAATGATGAGAGGCCTCTTCTTAGCTTAAGCTCGAGTGACTATTCATCACACAAATCATATGCTTTAGGATCTTCATTCAATAATACTGGAAATCATTCATTCAATAACAATCCCAATGATGATTCTAAAATTGAGATTCGAAGGACGGGACCAGCTGGAATGCTTCCGCTGAAACCACCCCCTGGTAGGGCGGTTCCTATTGAAGCTCCTGCCCCACCTGCACCTCCGCCTCCTGCAAAGACAACAACTCCTGCACCTGCTGCACCACCTCCACCACCAGTAAAGCCTTCATCTGTTGGCCCAAGTCCGTCTACACCTGGACCTCCTCCTCCACCACCTATGATGCCTGGTCCTCGAGCACCACCTCGGCCACCTTCCACGGGCTTGAAGCCACCTCGACGTTCGCTTCTTGGACCAAATGCATCCACAAGTGCTTCAACTGAGGAAGAAGATACTGATGCCAAAGCTAAGCTTAAGCCTTTCTTCTGGGATAAGGTTCAAGCCAACACTGACCAATCAATGGTTTGGCATCATGTCAAGGCAGGATCTTTCCAGTAAGTCTATCTTTTCTTGCGTTATGCAGctttaaatcattttaattTAGGAAGGAGTTCAATAGGCAATGAATATCCTTTAACAGGTTTGATGAAGAGCAGATAGAGACTCTATTTGGATTTACCTCTggtgaaaaaaagaagaatgggTCAAAGAAAGACTCCCAAGATGCTTCCAATCTATATATTCAAATTATTGACCAGAAGAAGGCACAAAATTTATCTATTCTTCTTAAAGCCTTAAACGTGACAACTGAAGAAGTTTGTGATGCACTGAAAGAAGGTGATCATCTGTTCCTTTTTTCACTCCTTCAATGCTTAAATGTCAAAGAACTGCTAAAAAGAATGTCTTCTTTAGCACTATATTGAATTATGACCCATGTTGTACCTTATTGACTACAGATTCCCTAATTCAGAGAACTGAATGATTACCTAGAGGTTTCTATGATCTTTTGCAATGATTAACATATAAATAATGTTTGCATGCAATTGCTTCAGCACACTTTTAactgaaggaaaaaaaatctgTGAAAgattgaaacaaaaataaattaaaaaggaagTGGAGGAAGAGGAGTTGCGCAAGACTCGTCTGCACATTCACTTTTCACGTGTTTTAAGATCATTGGGCAATATTTCTGTTTTTGTTCTTGCTGGTTATCTTGTTATTCAAGGAAAGAATTGTGCTTAGCTGATTGTCGATTTTCCATCTCCTTCCTGCCAATCATTGAAATTTCTTGAAGGTCCTTAAAGATTTATTTCTAGCTGTATGCCATGCTTCTGTGGTGAACTATTTGCATGCCTTCATTCCATAAACCGATCTTAGCTTTCGGCAGTGGGTGCAGACACAGCCAGGTATATAGACTGCACCCACTCCGAACTTATTAAGGGCAAATCTTGTATCGACCTCTGCTTCATTGTTGATCTTTAAATATTTACTTGCTTTTGTATTCTATTTGTCAGTTCTGAAATTGTTCTTGGAAATTGTTGTTCCAAATGCCTAATTATAGTTGATCTAATGCTTCCTTATTACATAAGTGTTTGCTCTGGTATACTGCCTCTTAAACTAGAATGCCTTAATTCACTATTGCTGAGATTGATTGAACATATTCTAAATGCATCATCAcattaataattgatatgaaagtgTATTCAAATGTGAAACTGAAATACTTGAAACAGTTTCTCATTAGGAGTTAAGAATGTTACTAGTGTTAGCTTATTAGATCGTATCATTGAGGAGGAAACTTTCTCGAAAGTAGGTAAGTTACTTGTGAAGGAAGGAGTTCTAGTATTGATCGGCGTTGGTCAAGTTTGCCtgcacccccccccccctcacaCCCACACACATAAGTGCTCTTTGCTTTATTAATTCAACTAGAATTGTGGTATTGCTTTTTCACCTGAAGTCTATGAAATGCTCGACTTTGGTTGACTCCCTTCCGAAGTAAAGTTATGAAATGCATTCAAGTGAAACAATAGATGTTTTTGTGCATTTTATCTAGTTAGAGGACTGGTGTTTGTTTATGTGAGTAATTGTCCTTGAGACACCCTTTAACCTTTCTCTGCATGTACATGTTCTCTAGGAGCAGCTTTACTACTGCAGTGAGCAGTTTTTATCTGCAATATCACATTCAGTTTTGAAACATTGCTGAGAGCCTTACCTTGCAATGGTTACATATTCTAAATTTGATGTCAGAATAAATAAGAAGCAGCAGTTTCGCTTAGGGTAGCATGATCACAATGATAATACTGTCAACATACGGTTTCTATTTGCTGTCAATTGGTAAAGCATTGATGTACTTGTATGTTAATTAGAGTGATATTTCTTGGAAGTGGAATGTCGTGTGTTGTTATTGTTTGCATCTACCGCAAAGCGTGACTAGTGGTTTAAATTTATTCAGGAAATGAGCTTCCTGCTGAACTCATTCAAACTTTGCTAAAGATGGCACCAACTGCTGAGGAAGAACTGAAGCTGAGGATCTACAATGGGGAACTTTCTCGGCTTGGGCAGGCAGAGAGGTTCCTGAAAGCTTTGGTTGAGGTTCCATTTGCATTCAAAAGGCTAGAGACATTGCTTTTCATGTGCACTCTTCAGGATGAGGCATCACTGATTAAAGAATCATTTGCCACCTTGGAGGTGAGACTGTTTTCTTGATTACTATCCACTTTTGGGTTGTAAAGAGTGAAAATCTCCTAACTTGTTTGTGGTTTTCATATTGGAAGAAAGACTGAAATATTCTGGAACTTTTGCTTCCAGTATAAGTCTAAGTGGACTTGTCTGAAGAATCGATGTGTTTATATGGACAGTTCTTTATTGTTGCCTCTGTTTATATGTTCCCAATCAATTTATAAGCAGACAGGATAACCATAACTGACCTCACAACAAGAACTACGCCTCAGTCCCAAACAAGTTGAAGTTGGCTATATGAATCATAACTGACCTTGTTTCCTAAAAATGATCAATAACTGTAATAGCTGAAAAAAGAGTGGGTTGTTATAGGAAAATCTACCTGGGGAAGTGCCCATAGTTATCATATAAAATGCTGATATTAGTAAGAGAAGATTGGGTTTGTGCATCTAAGGCCATAACAGGTGTTGCACTGCTTTTTACTCTGCTTTATTGTGGTTGTTCCctatttcttttctcttccACTATGTTGAAGTACTagaattttctagaattttggAATACCAAATATTTTATTGACTTTCTTGATGGAAAAGTAACAGGAGTATTGTGGAACTTCACTTTGCAATTACTGAAATAAGACCTTCACTTTTAGTCAAGCTTCAATTTAGAAGGTTAACTCGTTTGCTGTAAGCAAGTGTGACTCAATTTATTATATCAAAAGACACTTCATTTTGAGCTAGTGATACATGGTTTTATGCTTATTCTTTATACCTGATGAAAGTTTGATGACATGGTTCTTACCTTATGAAACATAGAGCTATATATGCCGAGTTGGAAATATATAGTGTTTACTTTCCTTGCAACCGGTGTCTTCTTCACATATGTTAACGACATGGTCTGCATATGCTCAATACATATTTTATGCATGAAGGATATTTAAcatagcttcatgcatgagcACTAGGCAGAAGCTTCTATCTTTGCGGCATATGTGAAGTAGCTTGTGTTTATATTGTTCTGTTCAGTTTTTTAATATTCCTTTGACATTGGTGTTTCATGCATGCTCTTTCGTTGTCCAGGCTGCTAGCATAGAACTCCGGAATAGTAGGCTGTTTCTCAAGCTCCTTGAGGCTGTTTTGAAAACTGGCAATCGAATGAATGATGGAACGTTTCGTGGTGGTGCACAAGCATTTAAGCTTGACACGCTTCTGAAATTATCAGATGTAAAAGGAATAGACGGGAAAACTACATTGTTGCATTTTGTTGTTCAGGAGATAATCCGCTCAGAAGGTATACGAGCTGCCCGTGCTTCCAGGGATCAACGGAGCTTGTCTAGCATCAAGTCCGATGATCTGCTAGAGGATTTGCCTCAGGATCAGGAAGATCAGTATCGAAATACTGGTTTACAAGTTGTCTCCGGTTTGAGTAGTGATCTTGGAAATGTTAAAAAAGCTGCAATTCTGGATGCAGATAACTTAACGGGCATAGTGTCCAAACTTGGCCATGCACTTATAAAAGCACGCGATTTCCTAAATTCAGAGATGAAGATCATAGATGATGAAGATGGGTTTCACCAGACCATGAAGAACTTTGTGCAGAATGCTGAGGGTGATGTCATGTCAttacttgaggaagaaaagCGAATAATGGCTCTTGTTAAGAGCACAGGTGATTATTTCCATGGAAATGCTAGGAGGGATGAAGGTTTGCGATTGTTTGTGATTGTTAGGGATTTTCTAGTTATTTTGGATAAGGTATGCAGAGAGGTAAAAAATGctccaagaaaaataaatagcACACCAAGGAGGGAAAATGTAACTCTAACAATTTCAGAATCCACCCTTTCACAGCGACCTGATCAATCCGTTCCTTCACCACAACCTGATAAATCCGTCCCTTCAGCACTACCTGATCAGCGTCAGAAGCTTTTCCCGGCTATTGCAGACAGGCGAATTGATGATTTTAGTTCAGACGATGACAGtccttaaatatatttttctcagCAGGTACAAGGTACCTAGCTCTTATTGTTTGTTTCCCTTTTGCTTCCTTCTATCTTACCAAGCTATAGTAGACCTTCTAAGATGTTTAGGTTATGATATCTTCTACCTAGAGTAACTTACTTATTAATTTGTTTTCATGTTATGTTTTGCTTAGGGATCtgagtacaacaacaactatgCCTCAATCCCTAGCAAGTTGGGGTCGGCCATTTGGATCTTTTCTGTCCATGTCGCTCCATTTATTCTCGTCTGAGTCTGATAACTGCTTAGGGGTCTCCGTGAACGAAGAAAATGGGATAAAATATTCTTTCATTTTAGAACCCAGGCATGGTAGAACTCGGAAGAGATTGACTCGTTGCTTGGTAGGCTAACTTGAGTGGAGCAGAGACCTGACAAAAGCTACGGTTTCAGAGATGATCTGCTACATGGCTCTGCATCAATGTGTCCCTTCTTGCAGGTCCACTTGTACTTAAAAAGTAGTAGCTAGGATCATTCTTTTtgttctttgtaattattttttgtcaATTTTGCTGATAATTCTTTGTTCCAATGAGAGTAGCCCTGTGTCATTTATTTATTCGTAGTGTTTACAAGAAAGAAAATGTAGATAGTTTGTTCCGCCACAGATAATTATTTGAATTTGTCTTTTAAAAAGTTCCCCAATTTTTCTTGTCAGTTTCTTTTTAAGCTCAAATTATCAATGGTATGTGAGTTTCATATTTACAGGAATggagaaagaaaacaaaatatacTCATTCAAATgcatgaattaaaaaaaataaattagattgCTCATTTGAAATGACCTGGAGTACtttctttttgtcttttttttcaaatctgTTCACAACACTTGAtagtttatcattttttttgactttattGGACTAATTGAAGCTATTGATACTGTCATATGAACCTGCTTTGCCGATTGCATCGATAGGTGTAATTTACCATCCAACCGGTAATAATGCCTTTCATATGTTTCTTTTTTGGTTTTGTTGCTTCCACTTCTTTGTTGCCTAGATGAGATATCCGCTTTCCTAGCCACTTTATCAAATCATATATCTAACATATTATCTTCCTCATCCTTATCAAAAAAATCCTCCG
Protein-coding sequences here:
- the LOC129893358 gene encoding formin-like protein 5; translated protein: MLIQGQMGVRGVVHFFVFFFMLLVAALGSKDSEEHLLDNLINSPDINRDMVELLWLNCRIELTSANDAVDLEYYVAEEDSSVRGEVLLRSSSENHNHIGDLHPLVKQALLGCLREKNLLFLICGEKGSPNWYAGCVEFLSSWHGAPKRRKLKAAPKPPPAPPNSKPAKSRDHKNSKKKSAAKDSKKKNTVGVPIIAAAAATSILITLLCICCCCKCCRRSKKGLNDERPLLSLSSSDYSSHKSYALGSSFNNTGNHSFNNNPNDDSKIEIRRTGPAGMLPLKPPPGRAVPIEAPAPPAPPPPAKTTTPAPAAPPPPPVKPSSVGPSPSTPGPPPPPPMMPGPRAPPRPPSTGLKPPRRSLLGPNASTSASTEEEDTDAKAKLKPFFWDKVQANTDQSMVWHHVKAGSFQFDEEQIETLFGFTSGEKKKNGSKKDSQDASNLYIQIIDQKKAQNLSILLKALNVTTEEVCDALKEGNELPAELIQTLLKMAPTAEEELKLRIYNGELSRLGQAERFLKALVEVPFAFKRLETLLFMCTLQDEASLIKESFATLEAASIELRNSRLFLKLLEAVLKTGNRMNDGTFRGGAQAFKLDTLLKLSDVKGIDGKTTLLHFVVQEIIRSEGIRAARASRDQRSLSSIKSDDLLEDLPQDQEDQYRNTGLQVVSGLSSDLGNVKKAAILDADNLTGIVSKLGHALIKARDFLNSEMKIIDDEDGFHQTMKNFVQNAEGDVMSLLEEEKRIMALVKSTGDYFHGNARRDEGLRLFVIVRDFLVILDKVCREVKNAPRKINSTPRRENVTLTISESTLSQRPDQSVPSPQPDKSVPSALPDQRQKLFPAIADRRIDDFSSDDDSP